Below is a genomic region from Gopherus evgoodei ecotype Sinaloan lineage chromosome 17, rGopEvg1_v1.p, whole genome shotgun sequence.
CCCACAAGTTACTCTGTATTCTTTAAAAGCTCCCtcccttttaaaacagttttgcaaTCAATTTATAAGCACCTAGAGGACAATACAATAAGGAATAACCAttcatgaatttgtcaagaacaaatcatgccaaaccaacctaatctcTTTCTTTAAAAGCGTTACTGGGCCTGGTGGTTAGGTGACAGCAGTAGGTGGGACAtaacttgattttagtaaggcttttgatgcagtctcacatgacattctcataaccaaactagggaaatgcggtctagattaaattactataaaactGGTGCACAAGTagctgaaagaccatactcaaaaaaATAGTTGACAATGGTTTTTCCTTTCCCCTGCATCAACAGATAACACGCAGAgctttaaataagaaaaatgttcCTCCAGGTGGAATTCATGACTGAGTCATTGTACTGTAAAAGGAACTTCATGCTGAAGCTAAGTATAGATTATTTTCTTACCTTGGATTTACAAGACATCATAAAAGAAGGCACCAAGAGAATAAAGCATTTGAAGCCCATGAAGAGGAATTTCAGAATAAAGTCTGTGATTGCGACGATCCAAAGTACTTCCCAGAAGTTCATAAAATCCACAGTAGGTTTTAAAAAGATTAAGCTACAAAAAGAAATATCTAAAATTACAAGGGTACACTCTCCAGAGGTATACACCATGAATGGATATTACTGTACGGTTTCATTTAaaatggtactttttttttttaaaaaaaaaaagcatgtttaGACAGTGTAATGTTTTCCTCCAGAAGGAGTGGGAAAGAGATCTTTTCTCATCCATGAAGAGCTCCCCATTTTGAATCCACTTTACATCTGCATTGTAACCTTCATTCTGCCACACAGGTACTTGCTCCCTTTCCCATTCTGCCAATGTTGCCCCTTAGTTAGCAGGGTGGCTGTAAACTAGTGAGAGAAGAAACTTAGACACCTTGCCCTGCTAGAAACTCATGTCACTGTATCCCCAGTACTCCCACACCAAGGGGTAACAGGGCTGAGAATCAAGCCCAAGCTGTGCCACTGAACCCAGACATAGGGCCTAATCTTGCAGACCCTTCTTCCCATGAGTGTTTTGCAGTAAGGCTTTGCGGGACTGTTAAGAGAAGCCAACTTCTtgattctcttaaaaaaaaaaaaaaaaaaagctaggagCAAAGATGAGGTTTTCACAagaaatgacatttcatttaaaaatataacataGACTAATATAACATAGATGTTCTGCTAATTACCTGTAATAAAGTGACTGAGAGTGAAAGGTATAATACAAGAGGAGAGATGACCCGGTTAGGAATATCAGAACCCAAGCACATTGAAACTTGGAGCACCTTTCCTGTAAGATacacattaaaaatgtaatagtTGTCtgttactttgatttttttttaagtctcaagTTAATTTATTTCACATGCAATAAAACTAGAAATGCAGTATTTGAACACAGTCACTAGTACAAGATGCTGCTATGTTACTTTAGACCAGGAAGAAGAAGTGCAGGGGCAGATCATTGTGCTCACACAGATCTCCATGCACTTTTATGGGGTGAACACCCAAGCAGTAACACttcttcaggaaatgtttttgttttttgttaaatgttttttaTATGTCTAATGTTTATATATATACTCAAATGCTTTTCTAAGTAACAAAATTCTCAATAACCCCTGTGCCCTCATAACAGATACTCTGCATATGAAATGGCAGTCTTAACAGTTTTTAGAATACAGCTAAGAATTTGTCTCTCATAACGGCAGAAGCATTGTCAGGCATTTTCATACGGAAAGTCAGAAAAAGAGATTGtaccaatattttattttaaatttgcaaagTATGCTTCTCTGACAAGTGCTAAGTCAGGCTTAGAAGTGTGTAAATTTTATTGATAGCTAAAACATTTACATCTCAAAAATCCTATGATATTTATCTGATTTGTTTACTAAATTAATATAAGATCATTTCACATTTCTCTCAAAAACTGATGCATGGAAAGTCTTGAGTAATAGTTAATGTAAAAACACTTCAACTTCATTGCAACAGGCAATACTTACTCTTAGAAAAACCTGATTTACAATGCTTTTGTTTGCATACATAAAAGTTGTTAGCAGCCCAATTCCAAGAGAAATGCCTATTAGGAAAAATGGGTCAGTTATATGGAGGAAAATAAGAAActggattaaaataaaataagtgcaCTTCTAGCAAGTACTTGCAATAACATAATACAATTTTAACAGCTCAGGCAATCAAGCTAAAATAATTAAGCTACATTGTATATGctaacaaaagaaaaacagataagTGATTGAAATCTTTTTTAGGAAATTTATCCTTCCAGTgaagaaatcaaattaaaataaagcTAAAAGTAAATCAAATTATACTTCAGGCACGCTCATAAGCAGGATTGAATGCAGGAAAAAAGGGCTGGTTCCCTCATACCGTACTGTGTTATACTCTACCGATTATATGCTGCATGGTCAGTTTGATACACAGAATCAAGATGTATGGAAGACTTCTGTGCAGCCACTGGAAGAGATATCTGAGCTCAGAGATGGAGCTTCCACTCTGTTCCTCTGAATCTAAGGTGGAATCTTCAGGCCCCCTCGCTTCACTGTGGGAGTGGCCATGTGAACGGCCCTGGGAACCTGACCGTATGTGCCTGAAACTGTGGTTTTCCCCAGCTTCTCCCAAGGCAGAGCTTAGCTGGATGTGAACATCTCCACTACGGTGGCAAGAGCCTTCTCGTGGCAGCCCTGCTATATGGGCACTCTGAGAGGACGAGGGAACATCACCACTTCCTGAGGCACTGTGGAGATGACTGCAATTTGATTGCATGGCGTTGAATTGATCTCTCCCTGGTCCAGATTCTTTTGTCTCACTGCTATGTCTCCTAAAGGAGAGGAAAAAGCCATGTTTAAAGGAGCAGTGTTCCGTTAAGTTAGGAAAATAGAAATGTCTCTCTGAAATGCACAGCCTTTTGGCCATCCTGATGATCATTCAGTGATGTATACTGTAACCCTCAATGGGCTGCCAAACATACAGTCTGGAACAGCCAAAGCTACACTGAAAATTAGAGAGCACCCAGCTGAATAGGAGGAGACAGGCACTAGCTTGTGCAGCAGAAATTTTAACATGATATACAAGTTTACAGAAAAAGGCTGGGAACCATCATGAGATTATAGAAGGAAATGAAGGTGGGGGATGGGAACTGCACAATTAAGCATCCATAAAATGGCATATATTTAGACACAGACAAATCTAATCAAAATCCAGTGAGTACTGAGAACTGAGTGCCATTATGGGATTACCAGACGAGATTATCCTGTCTGGGGAAGTGAGTGGAACCAGGTtaatccactttttaaaaggcaCTGGGAAGACCTTGCACCCTATGGGGCCTTTGCATAGGCAATATAAtcctgggagggagaagaaagcaggaaataaaaaGCTAATATGTGGGGCTGGGTTAGGGTTGGTAGAGAATCTAGCTTCAAAGGAAATTGCAGACAGTAAAGagtggtctaatggttagagcaagagatctgggttttattcccagtgcTGTCATTTACTCACTGTGTCCCTTGGCAATTCATttcacttctgtgcctcagtctccccatctgtcaaatgggtaTAATAGTTCTTATATATGTCCCAAGAATGGTGTATTGTTTCATTAGATATTCTttggaaagtgttttgagattACTGGATTAAGATAGCACAGAAGTGCAAAGCATTTTTACAGTATTTATCTGGTAGCAAACACTACCATTGTGGTTTAGTTGGGATTTTCATTATAAACCCTTTTCAGTTGCTCACCATTTTctcaaaaatgtttcttttgttgGACATGTAGGGAAGTTTGAGTAAAATCTATTGACCTATTTTTCAGTTATGCAAGCATGAAAAACGTACAATCTGAATTGCAAGAAAACCTCAATATGCTATTTGTGCACATATCTACATTAGCAAAGACTTAACATTTGAAACAAAACCAGATTCTGCTAATTTGTAAAAAAACAATTGGGTTATTAGCATTTAAGAAAAACTCCACGCACAGTAAAACTTCTCACAAACATTCAGAGCTATTATGGATACATTATCTGTTGTCCTACGATCGTATTGTAGGCCTCAGTCTTGCAAAAACTCATGTACTGTccttagtgtgtgtgtgagtaatcCAATGAGCTGAAGTCAACAAGACCACTGAGTGTATGAATAAAGTTTCTCATGtgtgggtttgcaggatcaggcctttaatatTTATGTTGCTAAAACAGATCAATGTAATTAGCATTCTTGATTTGGTGGTTTCTGACCTGCTCCTGCAAAAACTACCAGGACAAAGTAGTTCCTATATTGTAATTAATTCCATTGTTTTAATAGAGCACTAAATTTAGTAGTAAGGCTTTGCAGAATCAGCCCATGGCAGTTTATCTGTTTagataactttaaaaataactgcatttatTATTAAATCATACTATAAAACACACAGAATGCATAATATGGCTGAGTTACTATGAGAATTCTTTTCACTTTCTAATTTAAGTATTTAATAGGCACCCTAACGTTACATATATATATTAgcaaacattttgtattttaattaataGATCTTAAATCTACTCTCTGAACACTgaccaaaacatattttttaaaaattccctttaattttactttttcaaTATGTCGGATCCTCCTACCCCGGCCTGAGTTTATGGGATGCTCCTAGGTTTATCAGAAATGGTGTCCTGCAAACAGGTTCTAAAGTCACCGGTCTAGCCTGCAAAACATCTATCTGTCACAGTGTGGTGATgacccagcccagcatcctgacCTGACACACTCCCATCAGAATGTCACCCTGCTGCTCTGGGATGGCACCAGGGCTGAGTTCTTCCCCAGGCAAAGACTCTGATGCCAGGTAACTATTGTCCTGAACAAACGAGCACCCAGAGGAGCACCAATCCCCGCTTTCCCTGCCCAGCAGGGACGGAGAGGGGGTGACTTACACACCCTCCTGTGCCAAACTAGGTGAACGTGGGTGGGCAGCACCAGTCAGTGAGAGGTAAATACCCCCTTTCATCTCCCCCCAGGGACGGGAGAGGGGCAGACAGTAAGGGGCtaattccccttcctcccctagcaagggggcagggggagagagggcaggcaGAGATGAGGCAAATGCCCCCCCCTTCCATTTGCACGGAGGGTGGGGGACTAATCCCCCCCATTGAACTGTGAGAGGCAACACCCTCCCCTTTCCACTCCCCCCCGGCACTAGACAGCGAGGGCCCAACCCCCGTTTACACGGCCCGAGGACAGAAACAGGGCCGATCCGCCGCAGCGCCGGTAAGGGGCGGAGCCAGAGGGGCAAATCCGCCCGGCCCCGCAGCCTTACCGCTCATAACGCGGCCGGGGCTCcgtgcccagccctgctgcccgggCCGCGGCCTCCCAGGGCCTCCATCGCTGACGCCTGGGCTaaactgggggcgggggaagaagcagcagcaactaccggcggtgggaagaggaggagctggaggaaggCCCGGAGCGGTTTGTTACCATGGCAACAAGAGTcgcgggggctggggaggagttgTGAGGGGAGCCCTTGGAGAGCCGTGAGGGGCCGGGGCGTGAGCGGTGGGGCTCGGGGGTGAGGAGGGGCTGCCAAGAGCGGGCCGAGGGGagagccaggagctggggttaggcGGCGGCTGGCCGCAGCTGCTAGTGAGTTGAAGGTGCGGGGGTGGACTTTGATGCAGCTGGTAGGTGCCCTATGAGGGTGGCCGTGGccggccagggatgagggggcagATGGTAGGCGCGAAGCTGGGGAGTTATGACTCAGATTCCCTGGCtgttgggagggaggaagggctggGCTAAGAACGCAGCCGAGAAGCAGGAGTCCTGATTTCTCATCCAGGTTCTGCCACGGCCTGAATTTGGGCATCACTTCACCCCTACGTGCTTCAGTTGTCTCTGTAAAATGTGGCGATACCTTCGGAGGGGGAAATTAATGTTTGTCCGGTGCTTTGAATCAGAGCACTATATGCGCAGAGTATTATGATTTTGTATTGTTATTAATAGGGTTAAACTCTCCTTTGAAGTTCTGTAAAGGTTTGAATATTTACTGGGGTTTGTACTGTGGTGATGGGGTTCAGATTTTTGTGATTTGGATCTttgaaggatggttcagtggttagggtgctagcctggggcTCAGCAGATCTGGAGTCAactgccagctctgccacagacttcctgtatgatcttgggcaagtcacttaatgctTGTGTACACagggagttattctggaataggtATTCTTGATTAACTtcatgtgtggatgctcttatttcagaataaaagcgtctgcacatggagttaatcaggaatcgGCTTTAAATTCACATTACAGATTTATTTTCATATGTAGACTAACTCTTAGtctgtctttctgtgcctcatttccccatctgtaaattgagtGGTGATGATAATACTTCCctgtctcacaggggtgttgtgaggataaaaacaTTAGATTGTAAAATGCTTAGATGCTATGGTAGTGGAGGCCACATAAGtatctgaaagagagagagaggcatttaAATTGGTACCTAAtgctattttgatttaaaaaaatagatataaaatgaacatggcacacattaaatggattaaaagttggctaactgataggtctcaacatgtatttgtaaatgggaaatcatcataGTATGGCTGTGTTTCTAGTAGGGTCCCtcagggactggttcttggccctacgttatttaacattttgattaatgacctggaagaaagcataaaattatcactgataaagattgcagatgacacaaaaattgagggaatggtaaataataaagaggacagatcactgatccTGAGCGATTTGGATCGCTTGGTAAGCTGAACGCAATACTGTTTCTCACTCTGACAATTAAAGCAGAAATTAAGGCTTGCATCTTGAAAAGTGACCTGTGTGGGCACATCCCTTTATCCATGTGATGCATCCCTGAAGGACTGGGGCCTACAGTGATTAATACACATCGATCCTGAATCCCAAGtccctgtttaaaaaataaatgtttctcaGTGGTAAAAGTACACCATAACAGAAATGTAATGTATAGGTTTTATATGCAAAACTATTACAGAGAAAATGCTTTTGAATCTGAGAAAGTCTCTGTTTTCAGCCCAAGGGGACTTTTTTTATACAAAAGTTATAAAaacttttaaattaattatttcagTACAACTTAAAGACAGAACCCTAATTCAGTAGCTCCTCTCTCATTTCTCTtacttaaggccccaatccttctgattcatacttaactttaaacaaTGAAttgtcctattgacttcaatgagatacacagtgtgtaaagttaagcacatgtgttaatctttgtaggatcagggcctgagtCATTAAAATAATAGAGTGGGTGCTATTTAAAAACTTCAGCATTTACATCTCCTTGTGGTAattgagaataatatatatagTACTGCTGTTAGTGCAGAACAGTAAATGCTGAATTTTAAATTGCACTCATTGTACTAATGATACTTTTATGTATATAAACACTTTACAACCTCAGTGTACACAGATATTAATGTATTCTTCTGTCATTAATCTGCCATTACTTAGTGATATGGTCTATACAACATTCTTACCTGAATGAGAGTGTCTTTTAGTACACTATGCCCCATTTAAGCGCCGAAGGCTTGCTTTTAaatagtgctgagcacccacagatcCCACTGAGTTTTGGCTGGTCAACACTTGTGAAAATCACATCCTTCAGTGTGGACTTTGCACAGGGCCTTGTGCAGtatggattgggggggggggtgaattaTCCGAAATCCTGAGAAGTCTTCTAGAAGCTATGGACCAGTTCCTGTTGAAGTTTAATGGGGATTTGCTTCAACATGAATTTGGACAAAagattaaatgatttttaaaattgtacaaaGATGATAATGTAAGTTAGTGATGCTGCAGGAACTCTGTGTCTTTATTGGTCTGATCTTGTAGGTGCTCCATACACAGGACTTCTAGTGGAAATTCAGTATGGATTGAGCACTGTGCACCCAGCTCCTCTGTAATTTCTGTTActattgaaatatttaatttagttcagaataaaaagttttaaatggCTGCTGGAATGATGAATTGAAAAAATATCATCATGGAGAAGAAATAACCTTCTTCAATAATATTTCTAGCTAGATTGTAACATATATGTTAACTATTTTCCCTGGCTAAGGTTTTTCAGCATCATGTAATTAAGTTCTGCATAAAGCTGACGAGCACATAAGGAAACCTATATCTGATAAAAGTATCACATGAAATGGATGAATTTGGAGGAACATCTGGACATGCAAGGATAAGATTATGTATAAACCATCAGACTTTGGATGTATCTTGGTTAAATTCTAGCCTACAAGAGACATTATTACCAGGAAAACCATGGAATAaggtaaaatgtttgttttcaataCATATAATGATGATTAATAATGATTTAAATACATGTGGATGTCATCTTTTCAATTTTTGATCTGTCCTTTTTCCTATTGCTTTGCTTATATGGACATTTTTTCCTTAGTGTGGGGGGTATTAAAACAACAACTGTCATTTTTGAATATACAAGTAGGTAAGTATTCTAATGAATATTTCAGTTAAATAGTCAAGAAGTTTATTCTCCTTGAAAGTTAGGACAAAAGTCATGCATCAGAATGTTACTCAACTGTTGACACTAGCTTTCCCACAGTAAATTCTCTAAAGGCAGTGTGTTTACACAAAAACAGAAATTGCCCTCCCCCTAAAATGAGGCAAGGGGAAGATTATGCGGCAAGGGGAAGATTACAATCTTCCAAACTGTTTGCGTTCTGTAACCTTTTAGTTTCACTAATATCATGGACAAGAGATGTTATTAATACCTGAACAGGTGGACATATTTGAACAGAATGCTAGTATAAACATCAGACCAAATTCATACATTCACCAGATCTGAGTTTGTCCCATAATTATTTCATAATTCTgaaatagaatttaatagaaatttGTCAGAGTATTTTGATTTCTTATGGGTTTTCTGATATTCAGCCTTAACTTGTCTTCGCTTAATAAAATTTCATTACTTGTAGGTAAACCCTAAAGCATTCCTTCCCGTCATAGTGTTTATATGGTTCAAAGTTTTGTTCAATTATTAtattctttcccttccccctttttaTCATAATCTCTAAGAATCCTTGACAGTAATCATCTTGAAATCTTTATTTGCTCTGAGTTATAAAGCAGAATCAACGCAgattttccccccacacacaccattttAACCTGCTATGTAAAAGAAAATACACCTACAAACAAAATGCATTGTTTAGTTTTGAATCCACAAATAGGGAACTAAAATAATCTGAGTagcttcaattttatttatagtATAGGGCCCAGTGTTGCAATACCTTACACAGTAAGTGGGCCCTCTGGGATTGcaccatttattttcctttcccatcCCTCTCTCAGAATTCCCTTATTGCAATGACGTTCCATGCCACTAAGGTGGGCTGGAATCATCTGCCTTTGGTGATTGTCAGTATTGCTCCATGTGTCACACAGAGGATTCTGCTAAGGAATAACGTAAATTGCTTGCATTGCCTCAGGGAATGAGCAGTCTGCTGCCTCAGATCGTTCTAGCCCAACAGCAGAAAGATGAGCTTGGGAACCAAGACAGGGATTGTTCTGCATGGCAACatgttgaaataaaatgaaacctCTGGATCAGCCACATTAAGATTGCTCCTTAAAGAACTTCAGGTGATGTCCAGATACTACAGTGCAGGGTGCATTAAAAGTCAATAGTTAGCCTGAATTAAAGTGTGAAGAATTTCTGGAATTACAGTATGTTAAAATATttactgagacaaggtgggtgaggtaacatctttcattggaccaacttttgtgggtgaaagagagaagctattCACCTACAAAAGTTGATCCAATTAAAAACATTactcacccacctagtctctctaatattgtgggaccaacacagctacaacaacactgcaaactgaatatttactgtaatttatttCTCCTTTAGGTTTTAGACAAACTTGGAGCTGCTCTTGCTGATGACGTGAAGCGCCAACTAAGAAATCCTAAACAATGACTAATGATTTTCTGTCTTTTTGGCCagcattttgttaaaaaatattttaatgagtgTCCTAATCAACCTAGTCTACTAGTTAGTGAGTTATGGGAGCTTTGAGCCTACAGCAGCATAATGTGAACATGTACAAATCTGTTTTTGTCATAAAAGTATAGTGGGTTATTTTGTTCTCAGttataaattgtattttaaaatttttcagtATACTTAATTGATCTGAAATAAGattaaaatgttatatttaaaatgttaccttGTATCTAACAGGCTTTCAAGTATTTTTTCCTCCTCTCAGGAAActtgaaaagaaaacaagataATGGGTATATATGAGGGTTTTCTCAATTGGAGCTATGGTTCAAATCCAGATTCAGTGAAATATCAAACTCATATAAGGATAGATTCTGTagtcctaattcagcaaaactttcattgacatTATGGGAATTTTGTCTGAGTCAGGATTGTAGGATCTAGCCCTTTGAGCAGACTCTTCTTAGAACAGAATTCATATGGTAGCAGACTTGATGGGTTTGGAAGCATTTGTGCGTGACAAGGAGGATGGAAGTATTCAGTTCTTCATTATGGAAGCTGATGACTGAATGTAGGGAGGATGGTAGTGTGGTGCTGTCCTGTTGTGTATACAGTTCTGGACAAAATCCTGAGGACCCAGCAATACCCACAACGCCTGATTTAAGGAATTCTAATTCAGCCCTCCCAATTCCCAGGTCCGTATCTTCCACAATAAATCCACATCAGCATTACATGAGTGGAAAAGCAAACTTATTTAATTTGATGCTTTTTACTTAGTGTGACCGGGATCATAGGGAGCCACGCTGTAGTTACTCAGTTAGAatcaactgcaaagaatgggacaAACAATCCccaagcacaaaacagcttctataataccttactggttactcagaagccagaaacacagttcccttaaagcaacccagcctcaggcctccacccagatacccaagtcaaatatgatgaggattactgtaaatcttattcatcatataagaaagttctaccaatcccaaaggatcggacatgTTACCTACCAGGTTaaggaatatttcagatcttacctaaAATtggcttacagccaattcttattaactaaactaaaatttattaaaaaagaaaagagagtagtggttaaaagatcaatatacatacagacatgagtataGTTTTGAGAtcagattcatagtagagatggtaagctttgtagttgcaaagaattctttcagaattagtccatagaCGTCCATATTCAGGGTAATCCAAGTGGGACTGGAGATCTCAGCCTTATGACTTAAGCTTccctgcatgaagcatcaagcagacCTGAGATGAAAAAAGGATCAGGACTCAAGGGTTTTTATACAGTTCTAGGCCTTCTTTTGACAGCTCAGAGTCCTTAGGTGAACAATAGGCAATCATTGAGACTTTGAAGTAGACCTGTTTCCTAAGCTTCACCAGTAACTAGCTACagggattaacataaggcaatttttCAATTTATTGCAAACTTTAAAGAGACCTATAGACAATGACACTAATTCACCCAacattcatctaaatgttaatattcccttttgatctctgaatcaattgCTATAGAGATAGACAGGAGCTGTCTATTTACATGGCTGACATCTAACAAGATATgagtaaacacatacaattagtatAACCTCCAGTTCTCTAACAATACacgtttgcatttcaaagttctagcctatctaacgtggaatggccctaattaccattcacaTACTTTCCTAACACATCTCTAAAGGTTGACTTGGGTCATTTAGCCTGTGAACCGTTTAACCCTTTCTATTTGCACCATACTTGACTCATGTTGTATAAGATTCATTGCAACTATATAACcatggtagcaacaatgatttgcatggtcatattctaatcagataacatcacactTAGAGACTGGTCCAAGTAGAAAAGAAAGTATTCATATCTGGAGCCTCCAAACTATCAAGATGCTTGGATTCATGTTGTGGTTCAGCCTATTCTAAAGCTAGGAGTATCTGTGATATCCAGACCTGAATCCAAGTTTTGATTCTGAAGCCTTCCAAATTCTGATCCAGGGTTAGGttcaagcccatctctctctctctctctctctctctctctctctctctctctctctctctctttctctctcaaataCCAGCGTTTACAGAGTGTtaacattatttaaatcattCAACTACTATAATCATGTTGAAAAACAAACCTGCATATGATAGGTTAAGAACTTTTGAAAGTACCAATGCCAGTAATTCTGAGATAATTTGTTAACATAGAGCAACTGCTTTTCAtgtgctttccctgccagccaggaGTGCCAAACCATTTTCGAAGAGTGTGATTTTTCTCCTTTATTAAAACATAAAAGGTCCTCCACTTCAGACACACAAAAGTGCTCCTTCACACAACATGAGAGCTAATAGAGGTTTTCAAGCTGATGTAGAGTGTCATCATTTATTCATTCAGGCTTAAAATAATTGGGCAAAAGACCAGCTAGTGTAACTAACCAagtgagttttaaaataaatcaatttactGCAGAATATACAGCATTTTACAGAATATACAGAATATATTTTGCAGAATATACAGAAATAATACATTTCACCTAACTTATAGCAGTGTTTTTTCTCCAAGTGctggtgcatatatatatattccacttCAAGTGTGTGCTTTCCCAGTGCACTAGAGCTGGAGATTTGTAGACAGGAGTTCCCATTGGGGCAGCACATGTGTCCTCATACCTCTAACCGAGGTCATAAAGGGCAGAGCTGCCTCAACCTCTCCTGTGGCTCTCAGTGATGCCTCAAGATCACTGTCTTTCTAGTGCTGGTGAGCACCCTTTTCTGTTAAATAGTCCTAGAGTAGTTAGCTTAGTCTTAGTGTGGATAGATTAGCTTGTTAGTGTTTCCTGGGGGACGGAGGGGGTTGGTTTTCTCTCTGATAAATAAAAGTAGTCCTGTTTTTACTCCTGTGGTGGTATCCCAGTGCTGAAACAGCTATGCATAAAAGTccccatattttaaaaactgcCCTTTTTGTGAGGCAGTTGTGGCCATTAATGAAGAGCATACTAGATGCCTCATTTGTCTAGGAGCAAGACATATAAGGGACAAATGTGTATGCAAGCCCTTTACTAAGGAGATGCGAAAACCTCAGGAGGTATGTCCAAGGGCGTATCTCAGGGAAAAATCCATTTGTCCTGCCTCTGATCCAGGCCATTCTGGAACTGAGCAAGCTTAGTACTCCTCCACCAGTAGTGCTCTGGCTCCTCCATCTAC
It encodes:
- the RNFT1 gene encoding E3 ubiquitin-protein ligase RNFT1 isoform X1, with product MGRLRHRSEMNCQGTQRHSSETKESGPGRDQFNAMQSNCSHLHSASGSGDVPSSSQSAHIAGLPREGSCHRSGDVHIQLSSALGEAGENHSFRHIRSGSQGRSHGHSHSEARGPEDSTLDSEEQSGSSISELRYLFQWLHRSLPYILILCIKLTMQHIIGISLGIGLLTTFMYANKSIVNQVFLRERCSKFQCAWVLIFLTGSSLLLYYTFHSQSLYYSLIFLKPTVDFMNFWEVLWIVAITDFILKFLFMGFKCFILLVPSFMMSCKSKGYWYMLLEEFCQYYRTFVPIPIWFRYLIGYRELDSVLGRSLGVLLGLFYFILKLLSLFGHLRNFRQVLRIFCTRPRYGVTASKRQCSEADDICSICQAEFQKPILLICQHIFCEECISLWFNREKTCPLCRTVISDHVNKWKDGATSMHLQIY
- the RNFT1 gene encoding E3 ubiquitin-protein ligase RNFT1 isoform X2, giving the protein MQSNCSHLHSASGSGDVPSSSQSAHIAGLPREGSCHRSGDVHIQLSSALGEAGENHSFRHIRSGSQGRSHGHSHSEARGPEDSTLDSEEQSGSSISELRYLFQWLHRSLPYILILCIKLTMQHIIGISLGIGLLTTFMYANKSIVNQVFLRERCSKFQCAWVLIFLTGSSLLLYYTFHSQSLYYSLIFLKPTVDFMNFWEVLWIVAITDFILKFLFMGFKCFILLVPSFMMSCKSKGYWYMLLEEFCQYYRTFVPIPIWFRYLIGYRELDSVLGRSLGVLLGLFYFILKLLSLFGHLRNFRQVLRIFCTRPRYGVTASKRQCSEADDICSICQAEFQKPILLICQHIFCEECISLWFNREKTCPLCRTVISDHVNKWKDGATSMHLQIY